From a region of the Borrelia puertoricensis genome:
- a CDS encoding glycoside hydrolase family 3 N-terminal domain-containing protein produces the protein MIWYLGEVSGMFKFVLFGLLLSSLILLGSIPDIDYDYFENDKFDLVDIDEFLGRVNVKNFLRERCFFIGIRNVANPSAVQALSKEELDKIREINPVGIILFRENFKDAQQTKELIKEIQRHLGSDILIAVDEEGGLVSRASENKKLGVYNFPAMESVGKTGDSQLAYKIGEILGKQLRRLGINVNMAPVADAKFAPNSPLGSRTFGYLSYNIGLMVEAFIDGIQREGVFAVVKHFPGLGGTKVDTHKDLALLPYSKNFLMVNNFIPFLFGKEAKFIMLGHVLVPKISGDVSSMSKDIVDIIRHNLNIFSIIMTDAYDMGAIVNNFSLRHAIKKSLNSGIDVVLIPEGFKKLNLEE, from the coding sequence ATGATTTGGTATTTAGGAGAGGTAAGTGGGATGTTTAAATTTGTGTTATTTGGCCTTTTATTGTCTAGTTTGATTTTACTAGGGTCCATTCCTGATATAGATTATGATTATTTTGAAAATGATAAATTTGATCTTGTAGATATTGATGAATTTTTAGGAAGAGTTAATGTTAAGAACTTTTTGAGGGAACGTTGTTTTTTTATTGGCATTAGGAATGTTGCTAATCCTAGTGCTGTGCAAGCACTAAGTAAAGAAGAACTTGATAAAATAAGAGAGATAAATCCAGTAGGAATTATTTTATTTAGAGAGAATTTTAAGGATGCACAACAAACCAAAGAGTTGATTAAAGAGATACAGAGACATCTTGGTTCTGATATATTGATTGCTGTTGATGAAGAAGGAGGACTGGTTAGTAGAGCTAGTGAGAATAAAAAATTGGGAGTTTATAATTTTCCTGCTATGGAATCTGTTGGGAAGACTGGAGATTCTCAGCTTGCATATAAGATTGGAGAAATTCTTGGTAAACAGCTTAGACGACTTGGTATCAATGTAAATATGGCACCTGTAGCAGATGCTAAATTTGCTCCAAATAGCCCCTTAGGTAGCAGAACTTTTGGGTATTTATCTTATAATATTGGTCTTATGGTAGAGGCATTTATTGATGGGATACAAAGGGAAGGTGTTTTTGCTGTAGTTAAACACTTTCCTGGACTTGGAGGCACAAAAGTAGATACCCATAAAGATTTGGCCTTATTACCTTATAGTAAAAATTTTTTAATGGTAAATAATTTTATACCATTTCTTTTTGGAAAGGAAGCAAAATTTATTATGCTTGGGCATGTACTTGTTCCTAAGATTTCTGGAGATGTAAGTAGTATGTCAAAAGATATTGTAGATATTATAAGACATAATCTGAATATCTTTAGTATTATCATGACAGATGCGTATGATATGGGGGCAATTGTAAATAATTTTAGTTTGAGGCATGCGATTAAGAAATCATTAAATTCAGGTATTGATGTTGTGCTTATTCCAGAAGGGTTTAAGAAACTTAATTTAGAAGAATGA
- a CDS encoding UTP--glucose-1-phosphate uridylyltransferase — protein MCEVIDEVFSKKMLDMLNMGKLKTLSISVNNFPDESHGSILSISNNSVKLKFKKELVEHNLKKYIDDFTKFSGSSENNFYVFTGDDLERLGLLLYPYLSFGILNGGSATSYFDILKNNDFNEELYSLYADKIFEARRLFGHLPKGITPAYVNSDGSYGFSFLALKMRHLLVLSKRYCELYGESIKPSIFQMTSFRTYKPIFNFLDNIFDDNLIKDLNSCGLQSSDILTAIQPLVYCYNKLDDGQYEYFSYCTNGKRTFLALPAGHGQNFKVLRDIYFKLYNFGKKFVYIGNVDNIGFTVNLCTLAIMAITNSSSGFEFSVKTPLDTKGGVLVLDDDNHLTCVDIGSVISKEAVFEAECRGDRILFNCATGLFNLEYLIENIDRIISDMPMRIIEQDKEFGRYTAIEQITWEAIRIVNNPLIFEVNREERFLPAKLFIDTLIMSNYMNDKFMGNISDIARYLNNALNNSLKNKYDLVFRRGKWDV, from the coding sequence ATGTGTGAAGTAATCGATGAAGTTTTTTCTAAAAAAATGCTTGATATGCTTAATATGGGCAAACTTAAAACTTTAAGCATATCTGTTAATAATTTTCCCGATGAGAGTCATGGTAGTATTTTAAGTATTTCTAATAATTCTGTTAAATTAAAGTTTAAGAAGGAACTTGTTGAACATAATTTGAAAAAATATATTGATGATTTTACAAAATTTTCAGGATCATCAGAAAATAATTTTTATGTTTTTACTGGTGATGATCTGGAGAGACTAGGATTATTGCTTTATCCTTATCTCTCATTTGGTATTTTAAATGGTGGTTCTGCGACTAGTTATTTTGATATACTGAAAAATAACGATTTTAATGAGGAATTGTATTCTTTATATGCAGATAAAATATTTGAAGCTAGGAGGTTGTTTGGGCATTTGCCAAAGGGAATAACACCTGCATATGTTAATAGTGATGGTAGTTATGGATTTTCATTTTTAGCATTAAAAATGCGACATCTTTTAGTTCTTTCTAAGAGATATTGTGAGCTTTATGGTGAGAGTATTAAGCCTTCGATTTTTCAGATGACAAGTTTTAGGACTTATAAACCGATTTTTAATTTTTTAGATAATATTTTTGATGATAATTTGATTAAAGATTTAAATTCTTGTGGTTTGCAAAGTTCAGATATTTTGACAGCGATTCAGCCTTTGGTGTATTGTTATAATAAATTAGATGATGGTCAATATGAATATTTTAGCTATTGTACTAATGGCAAGAGAACTTTTTTGGCTTTACCCGCTGGTCATGGACAAAATTTTAAAGTTTTAAGAGATATTTATTTTAAACTTTATAATTTTGGAAAAAAATTTGTGTATATTGGTAATGTTGATAATATTGGTTTTACTGTTAATTTATGTACTCTTGCAATAATGGCTATCACTAATAGTTCTTCTGGTTTTGAATTTAGTGTTAAAACACCACTAGATACAAAAGGTGGGGTTTTAGTCTTGGATGATGATAATCATTTAACTTGTGTTGATATTGGTAGTGTTATTTCTAAAGAAGCTGTCTTTGAAGCTGAATGTAGAGGTGATAGGATTTTGTTTAATTGTGCTACAGGTCTTTTTAATTTAGAATATTTGATAGAAAATATAGATAGAATAATATCAGATATGCCTATGAGAATTATTGAACAGGATAAAGAGTTTGGTAGATATACTGCAATTGAGCAAATAACTTGGGAAGCTATAAGAATAGTAAATAACCCATTAATTTTTGAGGTCAATAGAGAAGAGAGGTTTTTGCCCGCAAAATTATTTATTGATACTCTTATTATGAGTAATTACATGAATGATAAATTTATGGGCAATATTTCTGATATTGCTAGATATTTAAATAATGCTCTTAATAATTCATTGAAGAATAAATATGATTTGGTATTTAGGAGAGGTAAGTGGGATGTTTAA
- a CDS encoding BTA121 domain-containing protein surface lipoprotein codes for MIKEVCHNVLLILLLVVSCGLKSLDKPQGDLHGTIHGNGFGIKPRHSLDELLNPSGILSKEQAAVRTIRSIVTNPNIGSGKNYRTYTDSEFSSLLNNLGIAKVEEMITVYLEIQKKQEEAVVSVKDIHVDPFSGNLLVRLDNYKKDYQVHLKGLFNELIHNDVYVNVIGDDYVTKFIEVIDDAKSLKEIAKFLADKEGVPMDESSVMRYISAAVTNPVIGKREGYKTYESPEEIFLLLGKLGFDKLKQIAGVHLNSVKAQSEALDAIDAIDVIRYKHLKQQVQKKIRYF; via the coding sequence ATGATTAAGGAAGTATGTCATAATGTTTTATTAATTTTATTGCTAGTTGTAAGTTGTGGTTTGAAATCTTTAGACAAACCCCAGGGGGATTTACATGGAACTATCCATGGTAATGGTTTTGGAATAAAACCAAGGCATAGTCTTGATGAATTGCTAAATCCATCTGGAATATTGAGTAAAGAACAAGCAGCAGTGCGGACTATACGAAGTATAGTCACTAATCCTAATATTGGTAGTGGTAAAAATTACAGGACGTATACTGATTCTGAGTTTTCTAGTTTGTTAAATAATTTAGGTATTGCTAAGGTTGAGGAAATGATAACAGTTTATTTAGAGATTCAAAAAAAGCAAGAAGAGGCTGTGGTATCTGTCAAGGATATTCATGTGGATCCATTTTCAGGGAATCTTCTAGTGAGGTTAGATAATTACAAAAAAGACTATCAGGTGCATTTAAAAGGGTTATTTAATGAGTTAATTCATAATGATGTGTATGTTAATGTTATAGGTGATGATTATGTTACTAAGTTTATTGAGGTTATAGATGATGCTAAATCCCTTAAAGAGATTGCAAAGTTTTTAGCAGATAAAGAAGGTGTTCCTATGGATGAATCGTCAGTAATGCGGTATATATCAGCTGCAGTGACGAATCCTGTGATTGGTAAGAGAGAAGGTTACAAGACTTATGAGAGTCCTGAGGAAATTTTTCTCTTGTTAGGTAAGTTAGGTTTTGATAAGCTTAAACAAATTGCAGGAGTTCATTTAAATTCTGTTAAGGCACAATCAGAAGCTTTAGATGCTATAGATGCTATAGATGTTATTAGATATAAACATTTAAAACAGCAGGTACAAAAAAAAATTCGATACTTTTAA
- the guaB gene encoding IMP dehydrogenase: protein MIEKIVKEALTFDDVSLIPRKSSVLPSDVDLKTKLTKNISLNIPFLSSAMDTVTESRMAIAMAKEGGIGIIHKNLTIEAQRKEVEIVKVYHRTGIIKNPITIDENANVQEAKILIANHKISALPVTDKTGKILGLVTNRDIKYITDNNVPVINAMTKKLITAKEDITLTEAKEILFRHKIEKLLIVDEANNLRGLITCKDIDHVEHQEYFPNACKDVKNRLRVGAAVSIDVDTLERVEELVKADVDVIAIDSAHGHSTRVIELVRKIKNKYPNLDVIAGNIVTKEAALDLLDVGADCLKVGIGPGSICTTRIVAGVGVPQVTAIHDVFEACKHTNTCIIADGGIRFSGDIVKAIAAGADSVMMGNLFAGAHESPSEEIIYNGKKFKVYVGMGSLSAMARGSKSRYFQFENKESPGKLIPEGIEGMVPYVGKLKDIIFQLKGGLMSGMGYLGVGTILELKTNAKFVKISSASLRESHTHDVFENNK from the coding sequence TTGATAGAGAAAATAGTAAAAGAAGCTTTGACTTTTGATGATGTTTCTTTAATTCCTAGAAAATCATCTGTATTACCCAGTGATGTTGATTTAAAAACAAAGTTAACAAAGAATATATCTTTAAATATACCTTTTTTAAGCTCAGCCATGGATACGGTTACAGAAAGCCGAATGGCAATAGCTATGGCTAAAGAGGGTGGAATAGGAATTATACATAAAAATCTCACCATTGAAGCTCAAAGAAAAGAAGTAGAAATAGTAAAGGTTTATCACCGGACCGGAATTATAAAAAATCCTATCACTATTGATGAGAATGCAAATGTACAGGAAGCTAAGATATTGATTGCAAATCATAAGATCTCTGCATTGCCTGTTACAGATAAAACAGGTAAAATATTAGGTCTAGTAACTAATAGGGACATAAAATATATTACAGATAATAATGTTCCTGTAATAAATGCAATGACAAAAAAATTAATTACAGCAAAAGAAGATATAACGTTAACAGAAGCTAAAGAAATATTATTTAGACATAAGATAGAAAAGCTACTTATTGTTGATGAGGCAAACAATTTAAGGGGATTAATAACCTGTAAAGACATAGATCATGTGGAGCATCAAGAGTATTTTCCTAATGCATGCAAAGATGTGAAAAATAGGCTAAGAGTAGGAGCAGCTGTTTCTATTGATGTTGATACTTTAGAGCGTGTTGAAGAATTAGTCAAAGCGGATGTTGATGTAATTGCTATTGATTCTGCACATGGACATTCTACAAGAGTAATTGAGCTTGTAAGGAAAATTAAAAATAAGTATCCAAATTTGGATGTTATTGCAGGTAATATAGTAACTAAGGAAGCAGCCCTTGATTTACTTGATGTAGGAGCAGACTGTTTGAAGGTTGGAATAGGTCCAGGAAGCATATGTACAACAAGAATAGTTGCAGGAGTTGGAGTACCGCAGGTAACTGCAATTCATGATGTTTTTGAGGCTTGTAAACATACAAATACTTGTATTATAGCAGATGGTGGAATTAGATTTTCAGGAGATATAGTTAAAGCAATTGCAGCTGGAGCTGATAGTGTGATGATGGGAAATCTCTTTGCTGGTGCTCATGAATCTCCTTCAGAGGAAATAATTTATAATGGAAAAAAATTTAAAGTTTATGTCGGTATGGGATCTCTTTCTGCTATGGCTAGAGGCTCCAAATCAAGATATTTCCAATTTGAAAATAAAGAATCCCCTGGAAAATTGATTCCTGAAGGCATTGAAGGAATGGTTCCTTATGTTGGGAAATTAAAAGACATTATATTTCAATTAAAGGGAGGTTTAATGTCTGGGATGGGTTACTTGGGAGTAGGAACAATATTAGAATTAAAGACAAACGCTAAATTTGTAAAAATAAGCTCTGCTTCTTTAAGAGAATCTCATACACATGATGTTTTTGAAAATAACAAATAA
- the guaA gene encoding glutamine-hydrolyzing GMP synthase, protein MNNNAVIVLDFGSQYSQLIARKIREMGVYTIIIAYSISAEEIKDMYPVGIILSGGPASVYLDEAPTVDINIFNLGVPILGICYGMQLIIKLFGGVIAKCDKQEFGNTELFVEDDQSNLFFGLSNKLKVMMSHGDNIEKVPSNFKQIAYTETCIASVFNEEQKIYGLQFHPEVTCSEVGNQILKNFVFKICQAQVNWNLSNSIDDFVKKIRLQVDDKKVILGLSGGTDSLVCALLINNAIKNNLICVFIDTGLLRKNEVRDILELGRQYNLNIKYVDSSSIFLKNLENIDEPEEKRKIIGKTFVEIFEKVALEAKDVEFLAQGTIYSDVIESESGNNVFSSHIKSHHNVGGLPEKIGLKLLEPLRELFKDEVIQLGIQLGIKENALYRHPFPGPGLAIRILGEISQEKINILQGADSILIEELLANNLYYKIRQAFVVLLPVKSVGVMGDNRTYEYTAVIRCVNTLDFMTANWVELPYDFLRKVSSRIINEVRGINRVCYDISSKPPATIEWE, encoded by the coding sequence GTGAATAATAATGCGGTGATTGTATTAGATTTTGGCTCTCAGTATAGTCAATTGATTGCAAGAAAAATTAGAGAGATGGGTGTTTATACAATAATCATTGCATATTCTATTTCTGCAGAAGAGATTAAGGATATGTATCCTGTGGGGATAATTTTAAGCGGAGGACCTGCTTCTGTTTATCTTGACGAAGCTCCTACTGTGGACATTAATATTTTTAACTTGGGTGTACCAATTTTAGGAATATGTTATGGAATGCAGCTAATCATTAAATTGTTTGGGGGCGTAATTGCCAAATGCGATAAGCAAGAATTTGGTAATACCGAACTATTTGTCGAAGATGATCAATCTAATTTATTTTTTGGTCTTTCCAATAAGTTAAAAGTAATGATGAGTCATGGAGACAATATTGAAAAGGTTCCAAGCAATTTTAAACAAATAGCTTATACTGAAACTTGTATTGCTTCTGTATTTAATGAAGAGCAAAAAATTTATGGGTTACAATTTCATCCAGAGGTAACTTGTTCAGAGGTTGGTAATCAAATACTTAAAAATTTTGTTTTTAAAATTTGTCAAGCTCAGGTGAACTGGAATTTAAGTAATAGCATAGATGATTTTGTGAAAAAAATAAGACTTCAAGTAGATGATAAGAAAGTAATTTTGGGACTTTCTGGTGGAACAGATTCTTTAGTATGTGCATTACTTATTAATAATGCAATAAAAAATAATTTAATCTGTGTTTTTATCGATACTGGTTTGTTACGCAAAAATGAAGTTAGGGATATATTAGAACTTGGTAGACAGTACAATTTAAACATAAAATATGTTGATTCTTCTTCAATATTTTTGAAAAATTTAGAAAATATAGATGAACCTGAAGAGAAAAGAAAAATCATAGGAAAGACATTTGTAGAAATTTTTGAAAAGGTAGCCTTAGAAGCCAAAGATGTAGAATTTTTGGCACAAGGAACGATTTATTCAGATGTAATTGAGTCTGAATCGGGGAATAATGTTTTTTCATCACATATCAAATCACATCATAATGTAGGGGGACTTCCAGAAAAAATTGGATTAAAACTTTTAGAACCGTTAAGAGAGCTTTTTAAAGATGAAGTAATCCAATTAGGAATTCAATTAGGGATTAAAGAGAATGCTCTTTATAGGCATCCATTTCCAGGTCCAGGATTGGCAATAAGAATACTTGGTGAAATCTCTCAAGAAAAAATTAATATTCTTCAGGGAGCTGATAGTATTTTAATAGAGGAGCTTTTGGCAAATAATTTATATTATAAGATAAGGCAAGCATTTGTAGTTTTGTTGCCTGTAAAATCTGTTGGAGTGATGGGGGATAACAGAACATATGAATATACAGCTGTTATTCGATGTGTTAATACTTTAGACTTTATGACTGCTAATTGGGTTGAATTACCTTATGATTTTTTAAGAAAAGTTTCTTCAAGAATAATTAATGAAGTCAGAGGTATAAATAGAGTTTGTTATGACATTTCTTCTAAGCCCCCAGCGACAATAGAGTGGGAATAA
- a CDS encoding 5'-methylthioadenosine/adenosylhomocysteine nucleosidase → MCNYKYLVLKLLIFLLVCFNGYAISNKNSNILVVFAMDAEAVELNKFMSRREEIVLKDYGLNKKIVKGKISNRNVISAVVGIGKVNTSLWTSYLFSKYNITHVINCGVAGGVVNPKVSNLKVGDIVVSSEVAYHDFDLVKFGHRVGQVPELPQKFSSDRNLLEKALKAIKTNLKGVNGYSGLILTGDQFIDPVYLTKIVANFEDVVAVEMEGAALGHVAHVFNVPFIVIRSISDIVNNEGNEVEYNEFLKLATVNAAKMVQELLKLL, encoded by the coding sequence ATGTGTAATTATAAATATTTGGTATTAAAATTATTAATTTTTTTATTAGTTTGTTTCAATGGATATGCTATTTCTAATAAAAATAGCAATATTTTAGTAGTGTTTGCTATGGATGCTGAAGCTGTTGAACTAAATAAGTTTATGTCTCGTAGAGAAGAGATAGTATTGAAGGATTATGGGCTTAATAAAAAAATTGTTAAAGGCAAGATATCTAATCGAAATGTTATTTCTGCTGTTGTGGGTATTGGAAAGGTAAATACAAGTTTATGGACCAGTTATCTTTTCTCAAAATATAATATAACTCATGTAATTAATTGTGGGGTTGCTGGTGGTGTTGTTAACCCTAAGGTAAGTAATCTTAAGGTGGGAGACATAGTAGTATCTTCAGAGGTGGCTTATCATGATTTTGATTTGGTTAAATTTGGACATAGAGTTGGACAGGTGCCAGAATTACCTCAGAAATTTAGTAGTGATAGAAATTTGCTTGAGAAAGCTTTAAAAGCTATTAAAACAAATCTTAAAGGTGTTAATGGATATTCAGGATTAATATTAACAGGAGATCAATTTATTGATCCAGTTTATTTGACAAAGATTGTGGCAAACTTTGAGGATGTTGTAGCTGTAGAGATGGAGGGTGCCGCATTGGGACATGTTGCTCATGTCTTTAATGTTCCTTTTATAGTTATTAGGTCTATATCTGATATTGTAAACAATGAGGGCAATGAAGTTGAATACAACGAATTTCTTAAGTTGGCAACAGTGAATGCAGCTAAAATGGTACAGGAGCTCTTAAAATTACTCTAA
- the ade gene encoding adenine deaminase — protein MNLLLIKANYIDILNKEIYPSHITIKNGTIFNIERTNESLKDYVLPGFIDSHIHIESSLLIPSHFAHLVVQHGTVSTISDPHEIANVNGIDGINFMINNSNKIDFKIFFGAPSCVPALPLEIETSGHVLDDQDVDKLLELDNIYYLAEVMNCPGVLNRDLKVMNKIHSALKRKKVVDGHAPGLSQESVLKYASAGISTDHECSTIEDARYKLSLGMKILIREGSAAKNFEALHPLISEGSGKYLDHLMFCYDDAHPDILLNGHINLMVARAIEYGHDFFDVLKIACINPVMHYKIPVGLLRIGDPADFIITKDLKTFKVDKTYINGKLVFSDDKSYIPLLNENPINNFNCSKKSIGDFKFFTQNKTIPTINCINNQIITNKTMTDSNLLAPNFESNISKDILKIAVINRYNNHNKISTGFIKNFGLKNGAIGSTVAHDSHNIIILGTSDEYLCKAANLIIENKGGLCALNNQDTLILKLPIAGLMSMSPPKEVALKYIQLNNFCRNILGSNLDFPLMTLSFMSLTVIPHLKINDKGLFDVDSFSFLKF, from the coding sequence ATGAATTTATTACTAATTAAAGCAAATTATATCGATATTTTAAATAAAGAAATTTACCCTTCTCATATAACAATAAAAAATGGCACCATTTTCAACATAGAAAGAACCAATGAATCTTTAAAAGACTATGTATTACCAGGATTTATTGATTCTCACATACATATAGAAAGTTCATTACTTATTCCATCACATTTTGCTCATTTAGTAGTTCAACATGGCACCGTATCTACGATAAGCGATCCCCATGAAATAGCAAATGTCAATGGTATTGATGGTATTAATTTCATGATAAACAACTCCAATAAAATTGATTTCAAAATTTTTTTTGGTGCACCCTCTTGTGTTCCAGCCTTGCCCTTAGAAATTGAAACCTCCGGTCACGTCTTGGATGATCAAGATGTAGATAAGCTACTGGAACTAGATAATATCTATTATCTAGCTGAAGTGATGAATTGCCCTGGTGTACTCAATAGAGACCTTAAAGTAATGAACAAAATTCACTCTGCTTTGAAGCGTAAAAAAGTTGTCGACGGACACGCACCCGGTTTATCACAGGAATCAGTTTTAAAGTACGCATCTGCAGGAATTAGTACCGATCATGAATGTTCAACAATAGAAGATGCACGATATAAGTTATCTTTAGGCATGAAAATCTTAATTAGAGAAGGCAGCGCTGCTAAAAATTTTGAAGCTTTACACCCTCTAATTAGTGAAGGTTCAGGAAAATACCTAGATCATTTAATGTTTTGTTATGATGACGCACATCCTGATATCCTGCTTAACGGGCATATAAACTTAATGGTTGCACGTGCCATAGAATATGGTCATGATTTTTTCGATGTTTTGAAAATAGCTTGTATTAACCCTGTTATGCACTATAAAATTCCAGTTGGATTACTACGAATTGGGGATCCTGCTGATTTTATTATCACTAAAGATCTAAAAACATTTAAAGTAGACAAAACTTATATAAATGGTAAATTAGTATTTAGTGATGATAAATCATATATCCCACTACTAAATGAAAACCCTATCAATAATTTCAACTGTAGCAAAAAGTCAATTGGAGACTTTAAATTTTTTACACAAAATAAAACTATACCAACAATTAATTGCATTAATAATCAAATTATCACTAATAAAACCATGACTGATAGTAATCTATTAGCACCAAACTTTGAATCAAACATCAGCAAAGACATTTTAAAAATAGCAGTAATAAATCGATACAATAATCACAACAAAATATCGACAGGTTTTATAAAAAATTTTGGACTCAAAAATGGAGCTATTGGAAGCACAGTCGCTCACGACTCTCACAATATCATAATTCTTGGTACTAGTGATGAATATTTATGCAAAGCAGCAAATCTTATTATTGAGAACAAAGGGGGTTTATGTGCTTTAAATAATCAAGATACCTTAATATTAAAACTGCCAATTGCGGGTTTGATGAGCATGAGCCCACCCAAGGAAGTTGCTTTAAAATATATTCAATTAAATAATTTTTGTAGGAATATTTTAGGTTCTAACTTAGATTTTCCGTTAATGACATTATCTTTCATGTCATTAACGGTAATTCCTCACTTAAAAATAAATGACAAAGGACTGTTTGATGTTGACTCTTTTTCATTTTTAAAATTCTAG
- a CDS encoding virulence associated lipoprotein, translating into MKEYLFVLSIVGFVLIACNVKGHGKYVSKSVGVKKTRSSNLVKNTVKVKVKKKTSSDETIFNLRLEILDLMSREIDKIKFSELKIMSEPHDFYGLPFSYIICREDEFVLVCSDSECTRMYRRRFYASLDYDERKFEELGACFAKINLSGIVDLLNCIFSVVSCEYQLKLEYLIENINLKRDILLSMSIRDLDYIKSNLEWILSLKKMWNAGVFEIIDFFNRHFEGTEFMLKEFNHFMNQQFKFLIEQMEKVRMLVAELLELMSVEIDYNRFLLNL; encoded by the coding sequence ATGAAGGAATATTTGTTTGTCTTGTCAATTGTAGGTTTTGTACTTATAGCTTGTAATGTTAAGGGACATGGGAAGTATGTTTCAAAGAGCGTTGGAGTTAAAAAAACTAGAAGTAGTAATCTTGTTAAAAATACTGTTAAGGTAAAAGTGAAGAAAAAGACTTCTTCAGATGAAACAATCTTTAATTTGCGATTAGAAATACTTGATTTGATGTCTAGAGAAATTGACAAGATCAAATTTTCTGAATTAAAAATCATGAGTGAACCTCATGATTTTTATGGTTTACCTTTTAGTTACATTATCTGTAGGGAAGATGAATTTGTTTTGGTATGTTCTGATTCGGAATGCACCAGAATGTATAGAAGAAGATTTTATGCATCACTTGATTATGATGAGCGTAAGTTTGAAGAATTAGGTGCATGTTTTGCTAAAATAAATCTTAGTGGAATTGTTGATCTCTTAAACTGCATTTTTAGTGTGGTATCTTGTGAATATCAATTAAAGCTTGAATATTTAATTGAAAATATAAATCTTAAAAGAGATATATTGCTGTCTATGTCTATTAGAGATTTAGATTATATTAAATCAAATCTTGAATGGATTTTGTCTCTAAAGAAGATGTGGAATGCTGGAGTATTTGAAATTATTGATTTTTTTAATAGGCATTTTGAAGGAACAGAGTTTATGTTAAAAGAGTTTAATCATTTCATGAATCAACAATTTAAGTTTTTAATAGAACAAATGGAAAAAGTTAGAATGTTGGTTGCTGAGCTTTTGGAATTGATGTCTGTTGAGATTGATTATAATAGATTTTTGTTGAATTTATAA